In Vicinamibacterales bacterium, the following are encoded in one genomic region:
- a CDS encoding efflux RND transporter permease subunit → MRWIVHTALRLRLVIVALAVVLIVAGAQAARDTPLDVFPEFAPPLVEIQTEAPGLSSAEVESLVSAPIETAMNGVADLRTLRSKSVLGLSSVVLIFTEGTKLLEARQLVQERLLRIAAALPAAAHPPVILSPLSSLSRVMKIGLTSKKLSQVELTTLAKWTVRPRLMSIPGVANVAIWGQRDRQLQVLVDPARLRASNVSLAEIVTAAREGTSTASGGFLETAQQRLAVAHAPAVSSVADLRQILVARPGSATAGPGGLRVGDVADVVEGFPPPIGDAIVNDVPGLLLIVEKHPDGNTLQVSRDVEAALAALTPALPDVEVDPTIFRPATFIELSLRHLNQALLLGCLLVVVVLAVFLYDWRTALISIVAIPLSLITAALLLRYRGGTLDTMVIAGLIIALGEVVDDAIIDVENIVRRLRLNAALPNPQPASRVVLDASIEVRSAVVYGSMIVVLVFIPVFLLEGLAGSFFRPLALSYVLAILASLAVALTVTPAMALMLLPKHLHAREAPAVTWLKARYRRILPSLIDAPRRAIAIIAAALLASAAAFPWLGEEFLPHFKEYDFLMHWVEKPATSLDAMRRITVRASQELRAIPGVRNFGSHIGRAEVADEVVGINFTELWISLDRSVDYEATVAKIQAVVDGYPGLTRDLLTYLRERIKEVLTGSSATIVVRIFGPDLGELGVRAGEVRQALSGIDGVADLTQQQLTLVPQVLVRLQPDRARIAGVTPQRVRETVATVLQGTKVGEIYDQQMIFDVVVRGVPAVRSDLFAIKRLPVETVAGGYVPLDAVAEVSLTPTPNEITREGGSRRIDVTTNVKGRDLGAVARDIQAALAHVPFKAGYHAEVLGEFAAREASQRRLLMLGLLSLLGILLVLHADFGSGRLVALVALTLPFALIGGVAAAFLSGGVLSLGSLVGFVTVLGIAARNGIMLVSHYRHLQEEEGVPFGRQLVLRGAEERLAPILMTALATGLALVPIVAGGSRSGQEVEHPMAVVILGGLFTSTVLNLFLLPALFLRYGRVSAAEEPVLAARSGCEGPGSPRNQ, encoded by the coding sequence ATGCGCTGGATCGTCCACACCGCTCTGCGTCTCCGTCTCGTCATCGTCGCGCTCGCCGTGGTGCTCATCGTCGCCGGGGCGCAGGCGGCCCGCGACACACCGCTCGACGTCTTCCCCGAGTTCGCGCCGCCGCTGGTCGAGATCCAGACCGAAGCCCCCGGGCTCTCCTCCGCGGAAGTCGAGAGCCTCGTCAGCGCGCCGATCGAGACCGCCATGAACGGCGTGGCCGATCTCAGGACGCTGCGGTCGAAGTCGGTGCTCGGGCTCTCCTCCGTGGTGCTGATCTTCACGGAGGGCACCAAGCTGCTGGAGGCCCGGCAGCTGGTGCAGGAGCGCTTGCTGCGCATCGCCGCCGCGCTGCCCGCGGCGGCCCATCCGCCGGTGATCCTCTCGCCGCTGTCCTCGCTCAGCCGGGTGATGAAGATCGGCCTCACCTCGAAGAAGCTGTCGCAGGTCGAACTGACGACGCTCGCCAAGTGGACGGTGAGGCCGCGGCTGATGTCCATCCCCGGGGTGGCCAACGTGGCGATCTGGGGTCAGCGCGATCGACAGCTGCAGGTGCTCGTCGATCCGGCGCGCCTGCGGGCAAGCAACGTTTCGCTGGCCGAGATTGTCACTGCCGCGCGCGAAGGCACGTCCACCGCCTCCGGCGGCTTCCTCGAGACCGCACAGCAGCGGCTGGCGGTCGCGCACGCGCCCGCGGTATCGAGCGTCGCCGACCTGCGGCAGATTCTCGTCGCCAGGCCCGGCAGCGCGACGGCGGGCCCCGGCGGGCTGCGCGTCGGCGACGTCGCTGACGTCGTCGAGGGCTTCCCCCCGCCGATCGGCGACGCGATCGTCAACGACGTGCCCGGTCTGCTGCTGATTGTCGAGAAGCACCCCGACGGCAATACGCTGCAAGTGTCGCGCGACGTCGAAGCGGCGCTGGCGGCGCTCACGCCGGCCCTGCCGGACGTCGAAGTCGATCCGACGATCTTCCGCCCGGCGACATTCATCGAGCTGTCGCTGCGCCATCTCAATCAGGCGCTGCTCCTCGGCTGCCTTCTGGTGGTCGTCGTCCTCGCCGTGTTCCTCTACGACTGGCGCACGGCGCTCATCAGCATCGTCGCCATTCCGTTGTCGCTGATCACCGCGGCACTGCTCCTCCGCTACCGGGGCGGCACGCTCGATACGATGGTCATCGCCGGCCTGATCATCGCGCTGGGTGAAGTCGTGGACGACGCGATCATCGATGTGGAGAACATCGTCCGGCGCCTCCGGCTGAACGCCGCGCTGCCGAACCCGCAGCCGGCGTCGCGCGTCGTGCTGGACGCCTCGATCGAAGTCCGCAGCGCCGTGGTCTACGGCAGCATGATCGTGGTGCTGGTGTTCATTCCCGTGTTCCTGCTCGAAGGGCTCGCCGGGTCGTTCTTCCGGCCGCTTGCGCTGTCGTACGTGCTCGCGATCCTGGCCTCCCTGGCGGTGGCCCTGACGGTCACTCCGGCGATGGCGCTGATGCTGCTGCCGAAACACCTGCACGCGCGCGAGGCGCCGGCGGTGACCTGGCTGAAGGCGCGCTACCGGCGAATCCTGCCGTCGCTCATCGACGCGCCGCGGCGGGCGATCGCCATCATCGCGGCCGCGCTGCTGGCGAGCGCGGCGGCGTTCCCGTGGCTCGGCGAAGAGTTCCTGCCGCACTTCAAGGAATATGACTTCCTGATGCACTGGGTCGAGAAACCGGCAACGTCGCTCGACGCGATGCGCCGGATCACGGTGCGCGCGAGCCAGGAGCTGCGCGCGATCCCGGGCGTGCGCAATTTCGGTTCGCACATCGGCCGCGCCGAAGTCGCGGACGAAGTCGTCGGCATCAACTTCACGGAACTGTGGATCAGCCTCGATCGCAGCGTCGATTACGAGGCGACGGTGGCGAAGATCCAGGCGGTCGTCGACGGCTATCCCGGGCTGACCCGGGATCTGCTGACGTATCTGCGCGAGCGCATCAAGGAAGTCCTGACCGGGTCGAGCGCGACCATCGTCGTGCGCATCTTCGGTCCCGATCTCGGCGAACTGGGTGTCCGGGCGGGCGAGGTGCGGCAGGCGTTGTCCGGCATCGACGGCGTCGCCGATCTGACGCAGCAGCAGTTGACGCTGGTGCCGCAGGTGCTCGTGCGGCTGCAGCCCGATCGCGCCCGGATTGCCGGCGTCACGCCGCAGCGGGTGCGGGAGACCGTCGCAACCGTGCTCCAGGGAACGAAGGTCGGCGAGATCTACGACCAGCAGATGATCTTCGACGTCGTCGTGCGCGGCGTGCCGGCGGTCCGCTCGGACCTCTTTGCCATCAAGCGGCTGCCGGTCGAAACCGTCGCCGGCGGCTACGTGCCCCTGGACGCGGTCGCCGAGGTGTCGCTCACGCCGACGCCCAACGAGATCACGCGCGAAGGCGGGTCGCGGCGCATCGACGTGACGACGAACGTGAAGGGACGCGACCTCGGCGCGGTGGCCCGCGACATCCAGGCGGCGCTGGCGCACGTCCCGTTCAAAGCCGGGTATCACGCGGAGGTCCTCGGGGAATTCGCCGCGCGTGAAGCCTCGCAGCGGCGCCTGCTGATGCTGGGTCTTCTGTCGCTGCTCGGCATCCTGCTGGTGCTCCACGCGGATTTCGGATCGGGACGCCTCGTCGCGCTCGTGGCGCTGACGCTGCCGTTCGCGCTGATCGGCGGCGTCGCGGCGGCGTTTCTGTCAGGCGGCGTGCTCTCGCTGGGATCGCTGGTCGGATTCGTCACCGTGCTCGGTATCGCGGCGCGCAACGGCATCATGCTGGTCAGCCACTATCGGCACCTGCAGGAGGAGGAAGGGGTCCCGTTCGGGCGGCAGCTGGTGCTGCGCGGCGCGGAAGAGCGGCTGGCGCCGATCCTGATGACGGCGCTCGCGACCGGGCTCGCGCTCGTTCCGATCGTGGCCGGCGGCAGCCGCTCCGGCCAGGAAGTCGAGCATCCAATGGCGGTGGTCATTCTCGGCGGACTGTTCACATCCACCGTGCTGAACCTCTTCCTGCTGCCCGCTCTATTCCTGCGCTACGGCCGCGTTTCAGCGGCTGAGGAACCCGTCCTTGCAGCCAGGTCCGGTTGTGAGGGGCCTGGGTCTCCGCGGAACCAGTGA
- a CDS encoding chemotaxis response regulator protein-glutamate methylesterase, with protein MPEIVRVLVVDDSAYVRKVVTEMLGRSPFIEVVAAARDGREALDLTAELNPDVVTCDLNMPQMDGVTYVREQMARRPLPIVIISIADGAGEQVLAALDAGAVDFVQKPTALATERLMDMAEELVEKVKAAAHAPRRAVARGTPLPAIVASPARGRGTYDVVVIGVSTGGPQALKAVIPALPEDFPVPVAMVLHMPLGYTEMYARKLDEMSRLRVVEASAGQLVEPGTVFLAPAGRHLSLRRDGASVRTHLDIRPLDTPHRPSVDALFQSAAEVYGERALGVVMTGMGADGREGAAWIKARGGGILTEAEESCVVYGMPRSVVEAGLSDAAVPLERIAQAIMERV; from the coding sequence ATGCCTGAGATAGTGCGCGTGCTCGTGGTGGATGATTCCGCCTACGTGCGCAAGGTCGTCACCGAGATGCTCGGGCGCAGCCCGTTCATCGAAGTCGTCGCGGCGGCGCGCGACGGACGGGAGGCCCTCGATCTCACCGCCGAGCTCAATCCCGACGTCGTCACCTGCGATCTGAACATGCCGCAGATGGACGGCGTGACCTACGTGCGCGAGCAGATGGCGCGCCGCCCGCTGCCGATCGTGATCATCAGCATCGCGGACGGCGCGGGGGAGCAGGTGCTCGCGGCGCTGGACGCCGGGGCCGTCGACTTCGTCCAGAAGCCGACCGCGCTCGCCACCGAGCGGCTGATGGACATGGCCGAGGAACTGGTCGAGAAGGTGAAAGCCGCGGCCCACGCGCCGCGGCGCGCCGTCGCGCGCGGCACGCCGCTGCCGGCGATCGTGGCCTCGCCGGCGCGAGGCCGCGGCACCTACGACGTGGTGGTGATTGGCGTCTCCACCGGCGGTCCGCAGGCGCTGAAGGCCGTGATCCCGGCGCTGCCCGAAGACTTCCCCGTGCCGGTCGCGATGGTGCTGCACATGCCGCTGGGCTACACCGAGATGTATGCGCGCAAGCTGGACGAGATGTCGCGGCTGCGCGTGGTGGAGGCCTCGGCCGGCCAGCTCGTCGAGCCCGGCACCGTGTTCCTCGCTCCGGCGGGACGCCATCTCAGCCTGCGCCGCGACGGCGCGAGCGTGCGGACCCACCTCGACATCCGTCCCCTCGACACGCCGCATCGCCCCTCCGTGGACGCCCTGTTTCAGTCGGCCGCGGAGGTCTACGGGGAGCGCGCGCTCGGCGTGGTGATGACCGGCATGGGGGCCGACGGCCGCGAGGGGGCGGCATGGATCAAGGCCCGCGGCGGCGGTATCCTTACGGAAGCCGAAGAAAGCTGCGTCGTCTATGGCATGCCCCGTTCCGTGGTCGAGGCGGGGCTCAGCGACGCCGCCGTGCCCTTGGAACGGATCGCGCAGGCGATCATGGAGCGCGTATGA
- a CDS encoding ATP-binding protein, protein MNQPLAVGRPDLLTTAMLRWFDDLTVQGILTTDAALVIRSWNRHLEEHSGIAAADAVGRRLVEVVPDIEARGLDVHFRAALAGEPRVLSHRFHRYLIPAAAGQMESAQTVRIAPLEVDGAIVGTIAIVEDVSDRVITEREMRRQIEAAETARSVAEEAVRVKDEFLATLSHEIRTPLNAVLGWTKILLGRQVDPAMLTRALQVIDRNAVAQTRLIDDMLDMARIMSGKLRLEMQPVDLANIAISAIDVVSPAATAKGISLLTKIDTAEPWMMGDPDRMQQIVWNLLSNAVKFTETGGRVTLGIARDGDLLRLWVEDTGRGVSPDFLPQMFERFRQADSSSSRRHGGLGLGLSLVRQLVELHGGQVSAASVEGQGSTFTVTFPARTELTADDASEAGEADPAALSGRRALLVEGAADGRGLVTAALQEFGVMITLAASSRDALSALDAAAAVRQLPDVIICDIGLPDEDGYRLMEQLSVRPKSRGGAIPVIALTSHGRPQDKRRALAAGFRLHLTKPVAPGALATAVSSVLAR, encoded by the coding sequence GTGAACCAGCCGCTCGCGGTCGGCCGGCCGGATCTGCTGACCACCGCGATGCTGCGCTGGTTCGACGACCTCACCGTGCAGGGCATCCTCACGACGGACGCCGCCCTGGTGATCCGGAGCTGGAACCGCCACCTGGAAGAACACAGCGGCATCGCTGCGGCCGACGCCGTCGGCCGCCGGCTGGTCGAGGTGGTGCCCGACATCGAGGCGCGCGGCCTGGACGTTCACTTCCGCGCCGCGCTCGCCGGCGAGCCCCGCGTGCTCTCCCACCGCTTCCACCGCTACCTGATTCCGGCGGCTGCCGGACAGATGGAGAGCGCGCAGACCGTGCGCATCGCCCCGCTCGAAGTGGATGGCGCGATCGTCGGCACCATCGCCATCGTCGAGGACGTGAGCGACCGGGTGATCACCGAACGCGAGATGCGGCGTCAGATCGAGGCGGCCGAGACGGCGCGCAGCGTCGCCGAGGAGGCGGTGCGCGTCAAGGACGAGTTCCTGGCGACCCTGTCGCACGAGATCCGCACGCCGCTCAACGCCGTCCTCGGGTGGACGAAGATTCTGCTCGGGCGCCAGGTCGACCCGGCGATGCTGACCCGCGCGCTGCAGGTGATCGATCGCAACGCCGTGGCGCAGACGCGCTTGATCGACGACATGCTCGACATGGCGCGCATCATGAGCGGCAAGCTCCGCCTCGAGATGCAGCCGGTGGATCTGGCGAACATCGCGATCAGCGCCATCGACGTCGTGTCGCCGGCCGCGACCGCCAAGGGGATCTCGCTGCTCACCAAGATCGACACCGCCGAGCCGTGGATGATGGGCGATCCGGATCGCATGCAGCAGATCGTCTGGAACCTGCTCTCCAACGCGGTGAAGTTCACCGAGACGGGCGGCCGCGTCACGCTGGGCATCGCTCGCGACGGCGACCTCCTCCGGCTGTGGGTCGAGGACACCGGCCGCGGCGTCTCTCCGGACTTCCTGCCGCAGATGTTCGAGCGCTTCCGCCAGGCCGACTCCTCGTCGAGCCGCCGGCACGGCGGCCTGGGGCTGGGGCTGTCGCTGGTGCGGCAGCTCGTCGAGCTGCATGGCGGGCAGGTCAGCGCGGCGAGTGTGGAGGGGCAGGGCAGCACGTTCACCGTCACCTTCCCGGCGCGCACCGAGCTGACGGCCGACGACGCGAGCGAGGCCGGGGAAGCGGATCCGGCAGCGCTGTCCGGCCGGCGCGCCCTCCTCGTCGAGGGAGCGGCGGATGGACGCGGCCTCGTCACCGCGGCACTGCAGGAATTCGGCGTGATGATCACGCTGGCAGCCTCCTCGCGCGACGCGCTCTCCGCGCTCGACGCGGCGGCCGCCGTCCGCCAGCTGCCGGACGTGATCATCTGCGACATCGGCCTGCCCGACGAGGACGGCTACCGGCTGATGGAGCAGTTGTCGGTGCGGCCGAAGTCGCGCGGCGGCGCGATTCCGGTGATCGCCCTCACCAGCCACGGCCGTCCGCAGGACAAACGCCGCGCGCTCGCCGCCGGCTTCCGTCTGCACCTCACCAAGCCGGTCGCCCCGGGCGCGCTGGCCACCGCGGTCAGCAGCGTCCTCGCCCGCTAG
- a CDS encoding chemotaxis protein CheC, translating into MELTQTQQDALIELLNIGFGRAASSLSQLTGHRVLLEVPQVSVHPIDELNKALQAVLTDEVASVHQIFSGPVGGDALLILDYHAAGMLKELLTSEPPLPLPLDASAREVLTEVGNILLNACLGTFGNILKVQVSFSVPRLNLDTLHEVMRSLLVNREGLRYALVVHAGFKLRDAEVKGYLVIVLSVASLDRLIRAVEEWEHREGRA; encoded by the coding sequence GTGGAACTGACTCAGACGCAGCAGGACGCGCTGATCGAGCTGCTGAACATCGGCTTCGGCCGCGCCGCGTCGTCGTTGTCGCAGCTCACCGGCCACCGGGTGCTCCTCGAGGTGCCGCAGGTGTCGGTGCACCCCATCGACGAGCTGAACAAGGCGCTGCAGGCGGTGCTCACGGACGAAGTCGCCAGCGTGCACCAGATCTTTTCCGGCCCGGTGGGCGGCGACGCGCTGCTGATCCTCGACTACCACGCAGCCGGCATGCTGAAGGAGCTGCTCACCAGCGAGCCGCCGCTGCCGCTGCCGCTCGACGCGTCGGCGCGCGAAGTGCTCACCGAGGTCGGCAACATCCTGCTCAACGCCTGCCTCGGCACCTTCGGCAACATCCTGAAGGTGCAGGTCTCGTTCTCGGTGCCGCGTCTCAATCTCGACACGCTCCACGAGGTCATGCGCTCGCTGCTGGTCAATCGCGAAGGGCTGCGCTACGCCCTCGTCGTCCACGCCGGCTTCAAGCTCCGCGACGCGGAAGTGAAAGGCTATCTGGTGATCGTCCTCAGCGTCGCATCGCTGGACCGTCTGATCCGCGCCGTCGAGGAATGGGAGCACCGCGAGGGGCGCGCGTGA
- a CDS encoding proline racemase family protein has product MRLSSMIAAVDLHACGEPGRVIVGGVRDVPGRTMFDKMQHLARHEDGLRKRMLREPRGYPAANCNLVLPPTRPEADAGFVIMEQVEYPPMSGTNTICVTTALLETGMIPMREPVTTLTLETPAGLIGVRAECRGGKVTRVAFRNVPAFAVHLDAVIEVKTLGRVTVDVAWGGMFYVIADAAPFGLRLTPDEGRDITRIGELIKAAAQEQLPVVHPENPEIRDVTIAQLSGPPVVPENHRRNAVVVSTGKLDWDRPSTWTGAIDRSPCGTGTCARMAALHARGALALGQPFRHEGILGTVFTGTLLEETTVGPHRAVVPELAGTAWITGFAQYVVDPQDPFPEGFTVGDIW; this is encoded by the coding sequence ATGCGACTCTCATCGATGATTGCGGCGGTGGATCTGCACGCGTGCGGCGAGCCCGGGCGGGTGATCGTCGGCGGCGTGCGCGACGTGCCGGGGCGCACGATGTTCGACAAGATGCAGCACCTGGCGCGCCACGAGGACGGGCTGCGCAAGCGGATGCTGCGCGAGCCGCGCGGCTACCCGGCGGCGAACTGCAACCTCGTGCTGCCGCCGACGCGGCCGGAGGCCGACGCCGGGTTCGTCATCATGGAGCAGGTCGAGTACCCGCCGATGTCGGGCACGAATACGATCTGCGTGACCACCGCGCTCCTCGAGACCGGGATGATTCCGATGCGGGAACCGGTCACCACCCTGACCCTCGAGACTCCCGCCGGGTTGATCGGCGTCCGCGCCGAGTGCCGCGGCGGCAAGGTCACCCGCGTCGCCTTCCGCAACGTTCCCGCGTTCGCGGTTCACCTCGACGCCGTCATCGAGGTGAAGACGCTCGGCCGCGTCACCGTCGATGTCGCCTGGGGCGGCATGTTCTACGTCATCGCCGACGCGGCGCCGTTCGGGCTCCGGCTCACGCCCGACGAGGGGCGCGACATCACCCGCATCGGCGAGCTGATCAAGGCCGCGGCACAGGAGCAGCTGCCCGTCGTCCATCCCGAGAATCCGGAGATCCGCGACGTCACCATCGCCCAGCTCTCGGGCCCCCCGGTGGTGCCGGAGAATCACCGCCGCAACGCCGTCGTCGTCTCCACCGGCAAGCTCGATTGGGATCGTCCGTCGACGTGGACCGGCGCGATCGATCGCTCGCCGTGCGGCACCGGGACGTGCGCCAGGATGGCGGCGCTGCACGCGCGCGGCGCGCTCGCCCTCGGCCAGCCGTTCCGCCACGAGGGCATCCTCGGCACGGTGTTCACGGGCACGCTGCTGGAGGAAACGACCGTCGGGCCGCATCGCGCCGTCGTCCCCGAACTGGCCGGGACTGCCTGGATCACCGGCTTCGCTCAGTACGTGGTCGATCCGCAGGATCCGTTCCCGGAGGGGTTCACCGTCGGCGATATCTGGTGA
- a CDS encoding CehA/McbA family metallohydrolase, with amino-acid sequence MVRRAVTARVIAWVGLIGCIALGAAGGAAVERPPLTAGGYTVLAADFHVHSFPGDGGLLPWDLAGEARRRDLDAIALTNHNSLFSWRVAQRFGSSFDGTIVLPGIELTSSGYHIAAIGVREVVPWRQSPVQAAAAIHAQGGLAIAAHPLGPVPSAWDAAALAAVDGFEAASSRDTVAQTAPFIRQAVARRPALAPFGGSDFHYYTPLGVNRTFLFVTGRSRDGMFEAIRSGRTVACDSRGEVFGPPALLAPVAAECRRVATARPSGWHWVDGVSTGGAWISLVALIVLGPRDRSVAL; translated from the coding sequence GTGGTTCGCCGCGCCGTGACGGCGCGCGTGATCGCATGGGTCGGGCTCATCGGCTGCATCGCGCTGGGCGCGGCCGGCGGCGCCGCGGTGGAGCGTCCGCCGCTCACGGCCGGCGGCTACACCGTGCTCGCCGCCGACTTCCACGTTCACAGCTTCCCCGGTGACGGCGGCCTGCTGCCGTGGGATCTGGCCGGCGAAGCGCGCCGCCGGGACCTCGACGCGATCGCGTTGACGAATCACAACAGCCTGTTCTCGTGGCGCGTCGCGCAGCGTTTCGGTTCGTCGTTCGACGGCACGATCGTGCTCCCCGGGATCGAGCTGACGTCGTCGGGGTACCACATCGCGGCGATTGGGGTTCGCGAGGTCGTGCCGTGGCGCCAGTCGCCGGTGCAGGCCGCCGCCGCGATTCACGCGCAAGGCGGCCTCGCGATCGCGGCGCATCCCCTGGGTCCGGTGCCCTCCGCCTGGGACGCTGCCGCCCTCGCCGCCGTCGACGGGTTCGAGGCCGCGTCCTCCAGGGACACCGTCGCGCAGACGGCGCCGTTCATCAGGCAGGCCGTCGCGCGGCGTCCGGCACTCGCGCCGTTCGGCGGCAGCGATTTCCATTACTACACGCCGCTCGGGGTGAACCGGACGTTTCTCTTCGTGACCGGCCGTTCGCGCGACGGCATGTTCGAGGCCATCCGAAGCGGACGTACCGTGGCCTGCGACAGCCGCGGCGAGGTGTTCGGACCGCCGGCGCTGCTTGCTCCCGTGGCGGCCGAGTGCCGCCGCGTGGCGACGGCCCGCCCCTCGGGATGGCACTGGGTCGACGGCGTGTCGACCGGCGGCGCCTGGATCAGTCTCGTGGCGCTCATCGTCCTCGGCCCGCGCGACCGCTCAGTTGCCCTGTGA
- a CDS encoding CheR family methyltransferase, translating into MAPHADGLGLSTSALPLLRDLIHERAGLFYDDARLEMLADRVSPLVVERGFDSFIDYYYLLKYDDAAAGEWGRLMDALSVPETYFWREIDQVQAVVTHVVPALLAAAPSQPIRICSLPCATGEEPLTIAMALEEAGLFSRARIEIHAADASAAAIAKARGGRFRQRAFRSLPPALQARYFTRDGDQWIVQPSLQRRITSWSVVNLLSEAETAAVVRAPIVFCRNLFIYFSPAAIVQAVAQFERAMPTPGYLCLGASESLMRLQTRFELQEIGGAFVYVKR; encoded by the coding sequence ATGGCCCCGCACGCCGACGGTCTGGGTCTCTCGACCAGCGCGCTGCCGCTGCTGCGCGATCTGATTCACGAGCGCGCCGGCCTCTTCTACGACGACGCGCGCCTGGAGATGCTCGCCGACCGCGTGTCCCCCCTGGTCGTCGAACGCGGCTTCGACTCGTTCATCGACTACTACTACCTGCTCAAGTACGACGATGCCGCGGCGGGCGAATGGGGCCGCCTCATGGACGCGCTGTCGGTGCCGGAGACCTACTTCTGGCGCGAGATCGATCAGGTGCAGGCAGTCGTCACCCACGTCGTCCCGGCGCTGCTCGCCGCGGCGCCGTCGCAGCCGATCCGCATCTGCAGCCTTCCCTGCGCGACCGGCGAGGAACCGCTCACCATCGCGATGGCGCTCGAGGAGGCTGGGCTCTTTTCCCGCGCCCGGATCGAGATTCACGCGGCCGACGCCAGCGCGGCGGCGATCGCAAAGGCGCGCGGCGGACGATTCCGTCAGCGGGCGTTCCGCAGCCTTCCCCCGGCGCTGCAGGCGCGCTACTTCACGCGCGACGGCGACCAGTGGATCGTCCAGCCGTCGCTCCAGCGGCGCATCACGTCGTGGAGCGTCGTCAATCTGCTGTCGGAAGCGGAGACCGCCGCTGTCGTCCGCGCCCCGATCGTCTTCTGCCGCAACCTGTTCATCTATTTTTCACCGGCCGCGATCGTGCAGGCGGTCGCGCAGTTCGAGCGCGCCATGCCCACGCCGGGCTACTTGTGTCTCGGCGCCTCCGAGTCGCTGATGCGGCTGCAGACCAGGTTCGAACTGCAGGAGATCGGCGGTGCGTTCGTGTATGTCAAGCGCTGA
- a CDS encoding lytic transglycosylase domain-containing protein: protein MRTLLLTAATLSMPSAARVVTSTVSDIRQKQPSVSYTIDRIVAPIDPRSAYDDIVLEAARLYRLDPHMIRAVMQAESGFNALAVSPVGALGLMQLMPPVAAELGVSDPLDPRENIMAGARYLRQLLDAHRGDERLALASYNAGPGNVAKYGRIPPFRETQNYVRKVTALMSEARSQGN, encoded by the coding sequence ATGCGCACGCTGCTGCTCACGGCCGCGACGCTGTCCATGCCCAGCGCCGCAAGGGTCGTCACCTCGACCGTAAGCGACATCCGTCAGAAACAGCCGAGCGTCTCGTACACGATCGATCGCATCGTGGCCCCGATCGACCCCCGATCCGCCTACGACGACATCGTTCTCGAGGCGGCGCGGTTGTACCGCCTCGACCCGCACATGATCCGCGCGGTCATGCAGGCGGAATCGGGCTTCAACGCGCTGGCGGTCTCCCCCGTGGGAGCGCTCGGCCTGATGCAGTTGATGCCGCCGGTGGCGGCGGAACTCGGCGTCAGCGATCCGCTCGACCCGCGGGAGAACATCATGGCCGGAGCGCGCTACCTGCGGCAACTGCTCGACGCGCACCGCGGCGACGAGCGCCTCGCGCTGGCGAGCTACAACGCCGGGCCCGGCAACGTCGCGAAGTATGGCCGCATCCCGCCGTTCAGGGAAACGCAGAACTACGTCAGGAAAGTCACCGCGCTGATGTCGGAGGCGCGGTCACAGGGCAACTGA
- a CDS encoding response regulator — protein sequence MSPKVLLVDDSGLARRSTRRVLEQAGYDVVEAEDGLSALERFAVDKPDVVLLDLVMKGMYGLDVLEKLREMDPMARVIVVTADVQTSSRDMVQAAGAAGFINKPAPPGEVVATIEQVLKGTTPWN from the coding sequence ATGAGTCCGAAGGTGCTGTTGGTGGACGATTCGGGCCTCGCCCGCCGCAGCACTCGCCGCGTGCTCGAGCAGGCAGGCTACGACGTCGTCGAGGCGGAAGACGGCCTCTCGGCGCTCGAGCGCTTCGCCGTCGACAAGCCGGACGTCGTCCTGCTCGACCTGGTCATGAAAGGCATGTACGGGCTCGACGTGCTGGAAAAGCTGCGCGAAATGGATCCGATGGCGCGGGTCATCGTCGTGACGGCCGACGTGCAGACGTCGTCGCGCGACATGGTGCAGGCGGCGGGCGCCGCCGGCTTCATCAACAAACCGGCTCCTCCGGGCGAGGTGGTCGCAACGATCGAGCAGGTCCTGAAGGGCACGACGCCGTGGAACTGA